The nucleotide sequence GAGGGAGAAGCACTCGTCCGGCTACTATATGTATCAGTCGATCCGTATATGCGCGGTCGGATGAATGAAGGAAAATCTTATGTAGAGCCTTTTCAGTTAAACCAGCCTATCGAGGGAGGAGCAATAGCTGAAGTAATAAAGTCTCAATCTGACCAGCTGCAGGAAGGAGACATTGTAACTGGTTCCCTCCCATGGAGAGAATACACAACCATTTCTGCTGAATCTGTTCGTAAAATAGATCCAGCACTTGGACCGCTAACAACTTCTCTGCATATTCTCGGCATGACCGGCCTTACTGCCTATTTTGGGTTAATGGATATTGGCCGGCCACAAGAAGGAGAAACAGTGGTTGTTTCTGGTGCAGCGGGTGCTGTCGGTTCTACTGTTGTCCAAATCGCTACTATTGTCGGCGCCAGGGTGGTAGGGATTGCGGGCTCCGATGAAAAAGTTCAATTGTTGAGACAGCTAGGGGCTGATGCCGTTATTAATTATCAAACAGAGGATGTGAATACGGCACTTATGGAAGCCTGTCCAGATGGTGTGGATGTGTATTTCGATAATGTCGGCGGTGACATCTCTGACGCCGTATATCCGCTCCTGAACAAATTCGCCCGGATCATTCAATGCGGAGCCATCTCTTCCTATAATAAAAGAGAGGATCACGGCCCTCGCATTCAGCATTACTTAATTAAGTCCAGCGCCTTGATTAAAGGCTTTACTGTTGGGGATTATCGTGAACGCTATCCGGAAGGCTTTCAACACCTATCCAAGTGGCTTCAAGAAGGCAAACTTACTTATGAAGAAACCATTACAGAAGGATTTGAAAATATTCCGCAAGCATTTTTCGGTTTATTTACAGGCGAAAATATCGGCAAGCAGCTTGTAAAAGTAAATGAGCCCTCCCATAAAGAGTAAACAGTTAGCCTGCAAGCAAGACTCTGCGGCTCGTAAATGATCGGCTATGATCAGTAAAATTTCTATCTGATCAGTAATTTATTTATTTCCTGCAACTCTATACGTTTAAAAAGCCGGTGTAAAAACCGGCTTTTCTAATGAACAAACTATTTTTATAATTTTCAATTTATTGTAATTATTCTCCGAAATTTTATTGTAAAATAAAAGAACAAGCAATTATTTTAAGCGGAGGTGTCCGAATGATCCCGAAAGTTGTCGAAATTGAGGAGATCAAAGTAATTGGCTTGCAAAAAACATGTCAGACTACTGACCTAGAAACGGAGAAAGCAATACTTTGGAAACAGTTCAAGCAATTTGCTAGTGATATTTTAGATCAAACAAACGGTGAATTAATGGAGATTTGTCGCCAAAAACAAGGAAGCCTAGTGACACACTGTGTTGCCCTGGAAGTAAACAACGTTGATATTGTGCCCGCAGGCATGATTAGTTTTAATATTCCTCCCCAAAGCTATATTTATATGAAGCACAATGGATACACTCACACATTATGGAAATCTCTTAATGAAATAAAACAGTGGGCCAAGGAGCATCACTGCCGCCTGGATCCAAATCAATTCATGATTCATGTAAAAATTTCTGAAGAACCTCCTGTACACGAGCTATATGTAAAGCTTGAAGACAAAAAGAGGGAATCTACCGAAATTGTTATTTAAGCCATAAAAGCCCCGTACCTTTTGCTGGTAACGGGGCTTTATATTAACCGAGAGCCACATCCAATATCATCATGACCGTAAACCCTGCCATTAAGCCCAGCGTTGCCCAATCTTTGCTGCCGGCTGATTGTGATTGCGGAATCAACTGTTCGACAACAACAAAGATCATGGCACCCGCTGCAAATGCAAGGGCATAAGGCATGATGGGCTGTACAGCGAGCACAGCAGCGGCTCCAATTACAGCAGCAACCGGCTCTACAATGGCAGACAACTGGCCATAATTAAATGCCCGCAGTCGCGACATCCCTTCTCCCCTTAATGGAACGGAGAGCGCAGCGCCTTCCGGCATATTTTGGATACCAATGCCGATAGCGAGCCCGAGAGCCCCTATTACAGAGGCTTCTCCGAGACCAATGGCTGCGGCCCCAAATGCCACACCAATAGCCAGCCCTTCAGGAATATTATGGAGCGTAATGGCAAGGAAGAGCAGCATTGATTTAGGCAAACCAGTCTTCGGTCCTTCTGCTTCATTTTCTGACAAACCAGAATCCAGGTGAGGAACAACAAAGTCTAGCAGCCGGATAAAAAGGCCGCCAAGCAGAAAGCCAATTGCAGGCGGAAGCCACGGGATCTGCCCGTTTTGTTCACTGAATACGATGGAAGGAGCTAAAAGAGACCAGAAAGAAGCAGCAATCATGACACCAGCAGCAAAACCAAGCATCGTATTCATTACATTTTGATTAATGTGGCGAAAGAAAAAAACAATGGATGCCCCTAACATCGTTAATCCCCATGTTAATAAACCGCCAAGCAATGCTTGAACAGCCGGATTCAAATTGATGAACCAGTCCATTACCATCCGAATCTTTCCTTTCTGACAAGCCGTTATATTCTATAATATGGTGAAAGTGAAATATTATCTAGCTTATTTTTCCCTAGGCAAACTTTTATTCTCAATCCCAATTCTTATTAAAGCATTTAGCAGCTGCCTGATTTATTTTATTATTTATTAAATAAATGGGTGTCTTAAATTTTTTTGTTACACTAATGGAAAACAGATAGGACGGAGGATTTAAATGATCAGTCAATTGGATAGTCCGTTCATAAAAAAAGTTCAATTTAAGACGGAGAGTATCCCTTCTTTCGATGAATATCCTTTTCATCTGCCTTTTATCCAATCAGCAGGAATTGAATTTCATCCCCGGGTTACTTACATTATTGGCGAAAATGGTATGGGCAAATCTACTTTGCTAGAAGCAATAGCGGTTGCTTCTGGTTTTAATCCGGAAGGAGGTACGCTTAACTTTAACTTCTCCACCCATGATTCCCACTCTGAACTTGGGAACTATATAAAGCTTATCAAAGGTATAAAACGTCCCAAAGACGGCTTCTTCTTAAGAGCGGAAACTTTTTATAATGTGGCAACAAACATTGAAGAGTTGGATAGCGAGCCAGGCGGAGGCCGAATCATTGATTCTTTTGGGGGGAAATCGCTTCATCGGCAATCACATGGTGAATCTTTTTTTGCGGTATTTAATCATCGCTTCAGAGGAAATGGCATTTATATTCTGGATGAGCCTGAGGCAGCTCTTTCACCATTAAGGCAGCTTTCCATGCTTTCGAGGATGCATGACTTAATGATGGCAAACTCTCAATTTATTATTGCTACGCATTCCCCGTTGTTGATGGCGTATCCTGATTCTAAAATACTAGAGGTGACTGAAGACGGGCTATGTGAGAAACCACTCGAAGAAACGAGCCATTATGTTATGATGAAACAATTTTTCGATGATAAAGAGCGACTGCTTCATCATTTGCTTCATACAAATTAGCATAGCTTTCACCTCTTGCCGCAGCCATATAAGCGCCTTAGCACTAATAAACTTTTAAAGAGAAAACGGAGGAGGGTTGAAATTGACTATTTCTCTCATTATTTTGGTGGTCCTATTTGCTATAGGGATGATTTTTTCAATGAATTCCAATCGAAAATGGAAACTGGTGCGGACTGTACATGGCCATGAAAGCTATTATATGGTAGTCGGGAAGCTGAAGAGTAATGGCGTTTCCTATAAAACTAAAACTCCGATTAACTTCGGACACAGAAGTTTTAGCGATAACACTCAATATGATATTTATGTAAAAAAAGAGGAGGAACATAAAGCTATTACAGCCTTGCGGGAGCAGCAATAATACCATTCACAAAAAAGGCCGGCAGAGAGCTTTTTCTTCTCTGCCGGCCTTTTTTATTTACTTCGTTACCATTTTCAATGGAGCTGGCATGGTTTTTTCTACTTTCTTCCCTTTCATTGTATCTCCGGCCGCCTGCACAGCGAGCTGGCCGATGAGTTCCGGCTGCTGTGCAACTGTCCCTGCTAGCTGACCAGCCTTTACAGATTTAATAGCATCGTCATTGCCGTCAAACCCAATAACAAGAATGTCCTTGCCGGAGCTTGCAATGGCTTCAATCGCTCCAAGTGCCATTTCATCGTTATGGGCAAAAACTGCCTGAATATCTGGATGACCCTGCAAAATGTTTTCCATGACATTCAATCCTTTGGTCCGGTCAAAATCGGCTGATTGCTTGGCAACAACTTTTAGCTTTTTATCTGCTGTTAAATGGAAGCCTTTTCCTCGCTCACGTGTAGCGGATGCTCCTGGAACTCCTTCGAGCTCAGCTACCTTCGCTCCTTCTCCAAGCTTCTCAACGATAAAATCCCCGGCCAGCTGTCCGCCTTTTACGTTGTCTGAAGCGACAAGGGTCACGGTGTCTCCTTTGTCAGCCGAACGATCAAGCGTGATCACTGGAATACCGATGGCGTTCGCTGATTGCACAGCTGTAGAAATAGCGGATGAATCAGTCGGATTGATGAGCAACACATCAACACCTTGCTGAATTAAATCTTCCACATCATTCACTTGTTTTGCGGAATCGTTCTGTGCATCTACAATGATTGTTTCCATATGGTTCTTCTTCGCTTCTTTGACCACTCCGTCTTTTAAAGAAACGAAGAACGGATTGTTTAACGTCGACACAGATAAACCAATTTTTATATCTTCAAGCTTGTCTTTTTTCGCCGGCTTGGCCCATTGAGGTGGCTCAAGCGAGCAGCCTCCGAGCATAAATAACGAAAATGACAGCAAAATGATCCATAATTTTTTCAAGCCAATCCCCTCCTACGCTGCTTTTTTACGGTCAATTAATACAGCAATCACGATGACAATTCCTTTAACGACCATTTGGAAGAAGGAAGAGACACCCAACAAATTGAGACCGTTGTTCAATGTGCCAATGATTAAAGCGCCGATGAGCGTGCCGATGATAAGACCTCGGCCGCCTGAAAGGCTCGTTCCGCCAAGCACAACAGCGGCAATGGCGTCTAGTTCATAAGAAGTTCCCGCTGTCGGCTGGGCCGAATTAAGCCGTGAGGTTAGGATAGCACCGGCCAATGCAGCGAGCAGACCTGCTAAGGAGTAAATCATAATTTTCACTCTTGATACTTTAATACCTGAAATCCAGGCAGCTTTTTCATTACCGCCAATCGCATAAGTCTGACGGCCAAACGGAGTTTTGTGCAAAATTACCCATAGGATCACAAAGGCAAGCAACATCGTAACAGCTGGTACAGGAATACCTAGAAAATAACCGCGGCCAAACAATTGGAATAAGTAATTGTCTCCAAGACCGGTGATCGGGTTTCCATCAGTATAGACGAGCGTTAACCCCCGATAGATCGTCATGGTTGCCAGTGTAGCGATAAAAGGCGCCATTTTTCCTTTTGTAATTAAGAGGCCATTAATTGCTCCCATAATTGCGCCAAGCAGACAGCCAATGAAAATGGCAAGTATCGGATCGATGCCTGAAACAATCATGCCAGCCATTAGCGCACTAGACAGCGCCAAGATGGAACCGACCGATAAATCGATTCCGCCTGTTAAAATAACAAACGTCATGCCATAGGCAATCAGCGCATTGATCGCCACTTGCCGAAGCAAATTCAAAATATTTAAAGGCGCCAAGAAGCTGGGATTTAAAATAGAAACGATCAAAATTAAAATAATTAATCCAAGCAGCGGTCCAAGCTTCTGTGTCAGATCGTTCAGTGGTTTTACACCTGTTTTATTCATCATTACTGCCCTCCTGCAGCGAACGTCATGATTTTCTCCTGCGTCGCTTCTTCTTTCGTTAATTCCCCGCTAATTTTTCCTTCATGGAAAACAAGAATGCGGTCGCTCATTCCAAGTACTTCAGGCAATTCAGAAGACACCATAACAATGGCTACGCCCCGGTCAGTCAGTTCATTCATCAGCGAATAAATCTCCCGCTTGGCACCAACATCCACACCTCTTGTCGGTTCGTCTAAAATCAACACTTTTGGGCCAATGCCAATCCATTTAGCGAGCACCACTTTTTGCTGGTTACCACCCGATAGATTTTTAGCACTTGTTTCTGCCGACTCCGTTTTGATGGTTAATCGTTTAATTAACATCTCTACAAATTCCCGTTCATTTTTCCGGTCGATGATTCCTTTTGGAGCAAAGCTCTTAACACTTGGCAGGGAAATGTTCTCACGGATAGGGAAATCAAGAATGAGTCCCTCGTCTTTCCGGTCCTCGGTAATAAAGCCGATTCCTTTCCTAACGGCTTCATTTGGCGAGTGAATAACCGCTTTTTGCCCCTTTATATATAGCTCGCCGCTGTCTATTTGATCTAACCCAAAAATTGCCCGCATCACTTCTGTTCGTCCGGCGCCCATCAAGCCGGAAACACCAATAATCTCCCCTGCTTTCACAGAGAAACTGATATTCTCAAATGCCCCTTTTCTCGTAAAGTCTTTTACTTCTAATACTGTTTCACCAGGAGAAGGCTTTCGTGCAGGAAAGCGGTCTTCGAGTTCACGGCCTACCATTTTTTTAACAACCTCGTCAAAGTTAGTTTCCTTTATCATCTTGGTGTCAACTGTTTTGCCGTCACGCATCACGGTAATTCGGTCACAGATCGTAAAAATTTCTTCCATGCGGTGAGAAATGTAAACGATGGAGACACCTTGCTTGCTCAGTGCGCGGATAACGTCGAACAACTTGGAAATCTCCCTTTCTGTTAGAGCAGCCGTCGGTTCATCCATAATAATAACTTCCGCATTTGTCATGAGTGCCTTGGCAATTTCAATCATTTGTTGCTGTCCGACTGAGCAAAGTCCTGCTTCCTTTTCGAGAGGAATAGTAACCGCCAGCTTCTCAAACTGTGCGCTTGCCATCTCTTTCATTTCTTTCATTTTCAGCAAACCGAAAGCATTTTTCCGTTCGCGACCAATAAAGAGATTTTCCAATACGGACATATCCGGCCAAATATTTAACTCCTGATGAATAAAAGCAATGCCGCCTTCTTCTGCTTCTTTCGGGCTGGAGAAAGAACGGTCTTGCCCGTTAATGGTAATCGTTCCTTCGTTCTGCTGATGAAGGCCTGTCAGGATATTCATTAGCGTTGATTTTCCTGCCCCGTTTTCTCCCATAAGCGCATGGACTTCACCGGGAAGCAGCTCAAAGTCCACGCCGGTAAGCACCTGATTCGCGCCAAATCTTTTATGGATATTTCTCATTTCAATTTGCATGACATTCACCTCTTTCTAGAAGAATACTCCGGCATGTAAAATGCAGTTCGCGTATGGGGAAGCTTCTCCTGTTCGAATGACTGCTTTTGCCTGCTTTGTTAATGTCTTGAACGCCTCATGTGTAACCCATTCCATAGCTGTATCTGAAAAGGTTTCCTTCATATAATCAAAAAT is from Bacillus sp. PK3_68 and encodes:
- a CDS encoding NADP-dependent oxidoreductase, whose product is MKNREILFLKRPDGEPTTEHLSVQETSVPELSEGEALVRLLYVSVDPYMRGRMNEGKSYVEPFQLNQPIEGGAIAEVIKSQSDQLQEGDIVTGSLPWREYTTISAESVRKIDPALGPLTTSLHILGMTGLTAYFGLMDIGRPQEGETVVVSGAAGAVGSTVVQIATIVGARVVGIAGSDEKVQLLRQLGADAVINYQTEDVNTALMEACPDGVDVYFDNVGGDISDAVYPLLNKFARIIQCGAISSYNKREDHGPRIQHYLIKSSALIKGFTVGDYRERYPEGFQHLSKWLQEGKLTYEETITEGFENIPQAFFGLFTGENIGKQLVKVNEPSHKE
- a CDS encoding effector binding domain-containing protein; the encoded protein is MIPKVVEIEEIKVIGLQKTCQTTDLETEKAILWKQFKQFASDILDQTNGELMEICRQKQGSLVTHCVALEVNNVDIVPAGMISFNIPPQSYIYMKHNGYTHTLWKSLNEIKQWAKEHHCRLDPNQFMIHVKISEEPPVHELYVKLEDKKRESTEIVI
- a CDS encoding ZIP family metal transporter, with product MVMDWFINLNPAVQALLGGLLTWGLTMLGASIVFFFRHINQNVMNTMLGFAAGVMIAASFWSLLAPSIVFSEQNGQIPWLPPAIGFLLGGLFIRLLDFVVPHLDSGLSENEAEGPKTGLPKSMLLFLAITLHNIPEGLAIGVAFGAAAIGLGEASVIGALGLAIGIGIQNMPEGAALSVPLRGEGMSRLRAFNYGQLSAIVEPVAAVIGAAAVLAVQPIMPYALAFAAGAMIFVVVEQLIPQSQSAGSKDWATLGLMAGFTVMMILDVALG
- a CDS encoding AAA family ATPase, which encodes MISQLDSPFIKKVQFKTESIPSFDEYPFHLPFIQSAGIEFHPRVTYIIGENGMGKSTLLEAIAVASGFNPEGGTLNFNFSTHDSHSELGNYIKLIKGIKRPKDGFFLRAETFYNVATNIEELDSEPGGGRIIDSFGGKSLHRQSHGESFFAVFNHRFRGNGIYILDEPEAALSPLRQLSMLSRMHDLMMANSQFIIATHSPLLMAYPDSKILEVTEDGLCEKPLEETSHYVMMKQFFDDKERLLHHLLHTN
- the rbsB gene encoding ribose ABC transporter substrate-binding protein RbsB, with the protein product MKKLWIILLSFSLFMLGGCSLEPPQWAKPAKKDKLEDIKIGLSVSTLNNPFFVSLKDGVVKEAKKNHMETIIVDAQNDSAKQVNDVEDLIQQGVDVLLINPTDSSAISTAVQSANAIGIPVITLDRSADKGDTVTLVASDNVKGGQLAGDFIVEKLGEGAKVAELEGVPGASATRERGKGFHLTADKKLKVVAKQSADFDRTKGLNVMENILQGHPDIQAVFAHNDEMALGAIEAIASSGKDILVIGFDGNDDAIKSVKAGQLAGTVAQQPELIGQLAVQAAGDTMKGKKVEKTMPAPLKMVTK
- the rbsC gene encoding ribose ABC transporter permease RbsC, giving the protein MMNKTGVKPLNDLTQKLGPLLGLIILILIVSILNPSFLAPLNILNLLRQVAINALIAYGMTFVILTGGIDLSVGSILALSSALMAGMIVSGIDPILAIFIGCLLGAIMGAINGLLITKGKMAPFIATLATMTIYRGLTLVYTDGNPITGLGDNYLFQLFGRGYFLGIPVPAVTMLLAFVILWVILHKTPFGRQTYAIGGNEKAAWISGIKVSRVKIMIYSLAGLLAALAGAILTSRLNSAQPTAGTSYELDAIAAVVLGGTSLSGGRGLIIGTLIGALIIGTLNNGLNLLGVSSFFQMVVKGIVIVIAVLIDRKKAA
- a CDS encoding sugar ABC transporter ATP-binding protein translates to MQIEMRNIHKRFGANQVLTGVDFELLPGEVHALMGENGAGKSTLMNILTGLHQQNEGTITINGQDRSFSSPKEAEEGGIAFIHQELNIWPDMSVLENLFIGRERKNAFGLLKMKEMKEMASAQFEKLAVTIPLEKEAGLCSVGQQQMIEIAKALMTNAEVIIMDEPTAALTEREISKLFDVIRALSKQGVSIVYISHRMEEIFTICDRITVMRDGKTVDTKMIKETNFDEVVKKMVGRELEDRFPARKPSPGETVLEVKDFTRKGAFENISFSVKAGEIIGVSGLMGAGRTEVMRAIFGLDQIDSGELYIKGQKAVIHSPNEAVRKGIGFITEDRKDEGLILDFPIRENISLPSVKSFAPKGIIDRKNEREFVEMLIKRLTIKTESAETSAKNLSGGNQQKVVLAKWIGIGPKVLILDEPTRGVDVGAKREIYSLMNELTDRGVAIVMVSSELPEVLGMSDRILVFHEGKISGELTKEEATQEKIMTFAAGGQ